In [Leptolyngbya] sp. PCC 7376, a genomic segment contains:
- the lptC gene encoding LPS export ABC transporter periplasmic protein LptC yields MSQFCLKVGSQSQRRSPQRLVSFILLGSLCFGMTSCRNSEPPEPEEVIEVSNENQLIVANAVLEQSDIDGQLLWKLQTDEAIYSQDRKVATVTGIIGNLYEAGEIILSLQADAGQIINDGERVILETGIIVTDNRTGAVIETDLAEWQPENNLLIIEAELAGKYPNGQFTATKAQYFIDRFELELKEEVDALTVEPALRIQSEEIIWQFEEEIVTAKEGLDLQQYTEEKVTTRLQAKEAEVKIADQEVTVSEDILFNSLEPEVQFASEEAAWDIEEGIIVGKESVQITHKDEKVQFRGSEGQFNLNEQKVQLTGAVRGVGTEPPATLQAARVDWDLDTQQVVAQGNIVYEQTDPRLTLTGDRAVGQLNNSKLVISGTATKPVVTKVRP; encoded by the coding sequence TTGTCACAATTTTGCTTGAAAGTTGGGTCGCAAAGTCAACGGCGATCGCCTCAGAGATTAGTCAGTTTTATTTTGTTGGGGAGTCTCTGCTTCGGAATGACGAGTTGCAGAAATTCCGAACCACCAGAACCAGAAGAAGTCATTGAAGTCAGCAACGAAAATCAACTGATTGTGGCAAATGCTGTTTTAGAACAATCCGATATTGATGGCCAACTTCTCTGGAAACTTCAGACAGACGAAGCAATTTATAGCCAAGATCGCAAGGTTGCAACGGTGACGGGGATTATTGGCAACCTTTACGAAGCTGGCGAAATTATTTTGAGTTTGCAAGCTGACGCAGGTCAAATCATTAATGACGGTGAACGGGTAATCCTCGAAACCGGCATTATTGTGACAGATAATCGTACTGGAGCAGTCATTGAAACCGACTTGGCGGAATGGCAACCTGAAAACAATTTGTTGATTATTGAAGCTGAGTTGGCAGGGAAATATCCTAATGGTCAATTTACTGCGACCAAAGCCCAGTATTTTATTGATCGATTTGAGCTAGAGCTAAAAGAAGAAGTCGATGCCTTAACAGTCGAGCCTGCCTTAAGAATCCAAAGCGAAGAAATTATTTGGCAGTTTGAAGAAGAGATCGTGACCGCAAAAGAGGGGTTAGACCTCCAGCAATACACCGAGGAAAAAGTTACCACACGCTTGCAAGCGAAAGAAGCAGAGGTCAAAATTGCAGACCAAGAGGTAACGGTTTCTGAGGATATTTTATTCAATAGCCTAGAGCCAGAAGTGCAGTTTGCGAGTGAAGAAGCGGCTTGGGATATTGAGGAAGGCATCATAGTCGGCAAGGAGTCGGTGCAGATCACCCATAAGGACGAAAAAGTCCAGTTTCGAGGCAGCGAAGGTCAGTTTAATCTCAATGAACAAAAAGTCCAGTTAACAGGAGCAGTACGTGGAGTGGGAACAGAGCCGCCAGCAACGTTACAAGCTGCTCGGGTGGACTGGGATTTAGACACACAACAAGTCGTTGCTCAGGGAAATATTGTGTATGAACAAACAGATCCTCGGTTAACTTTGACGGGCGATCGCGCGGTGGGTCAACTCAATAACAGTAAACTCGTTATATCCGGAACGGCGACCAAACCAGTGGTTACAAAAGTAAGACCCTAA
- a CDS encoding NYN domain-containing protein, with protein MLDHFGSDPVFSPEQVLENRGRVAIFIDGSNLFYAALQLGIEIDYSKLLHRLTGGSRLLRSFFYTGVDRANEKQQGFLLWMRRNGYRVIAKDLIQLPDGSKKANLDVEIAVDMMALVGSYDTAVLVSGDGDLAYAVDAVSYRGARVEVVSLRSMTSDSLINVADRYIDLEHIQTDIQKFHREQQQNHPSQIPPVERKRENGNGSSSVELPSHD; from the coding sequence ATGCTGGATCACTTTGGTAGCGATCCGGTTTTCTCCCCTGAACAGGTATTGGAAAATCGAGGTCGTGTAGCGATCTTCATCGATGGCTCAAATTTGTTTTATGCAGCGCTACAGCTAGGCATCGAGATCGACTACAGCAAACTTTTACATCGTTTAACTGGTGGCTCCCGACTTCTAAGATCTTTTTTCTACACAGGAGTTGATCGGGCAAACGAAAAGCAGCAGGGCTTTTTGTTATGGATGCGCCGTAATGGTTATCGAGTTATTGCAAAAGACTTAATACAACTTCCTGACGGTTCAAAAAAAGCGAACCTAGATGTCGAAATCGCAGTCGATATGATGGCGCTCGTCGGCTCATATGATACAGCGGTTTTGGTTAGTGGTGATGGTGATCTAGCTTATGCGGTTGATGCGGTTAGCTACCGTGGTGCAAGGGTAGAAGTTGTGAGCCTACGCTCCATGACTAGTGACAGTTTAATTAACGTGGCTGATCGATATATTGATCTGGAGCACATCCAAACAGATATTCAAAAATTCCATCGGGAACAGCAGCAAAATCATCCTTCCCAAATTCCACCCGTTGAGCGTAAGCGCGAAAATGGTAATGGTTCGTCTTCTGTCGAGCTACCCAGTCATGATTAA
- the metG gene encoding methionine--tRNA ligase: MNSPARFSITTPLYYVNGLPHIGSAYTTMAADAIARFHRLRGEEVLLITGTDEHGQKIQRTAEEAGVEPQTHCDQIIGSFKDLWDKYNIQYDRFSRTTASNHAKIVEEFFSKVWDKGDIYLDQQQGWYCVACEEFKEEKDLIEDHHCAIHTNKKAEWRDEQNYFFRLSKYQDQLEALYESNPDFIQPASRRNEVLNFIKQGLKDFSISRVNLDWGFPVPIDADHTIYVWFDALLGYVTALLEENDEVTLEQAITKFWPINLHLIGKDILRFHAVYWPAMLMSGDLPLPGRVFGHGFLTKDGLKMGKSLGNTIDPFELVDKYGSDALRYYFLKEVELGKDGDFNEIRFINTVNADLANDLGNLLNRKLGMLKKYCKSVVPQQNLGDIADDHPLKALGKDLGDRVNTYYTELHLSKACTDVLALIQACNKYIDDSAPWKLFKQGEQAQVEEVLFSVMESVRLAGYLLSPIIPNLSNEIYRQLGFEGDFNDLPTLAKKYPFTSHSQWGLTWSERTLSKAKPIFARLELPEEAD, from the coding sequence ATGAACTCTCCAGCACGTTTTTCGATTACCACTCCGCTCTACTACGTTAATGGTTTACCTCATATCGGTAGTGCTTATACAACGATGGCTGCTGATGCGATCGCCCGGTTTCATCGGTTGCGTGGCGAGGAAGTTCTGCTAATTACAGGAACGGATGAGCATGGTCAAAAAATTCAGCGCACTGCTGAGGAAGCTGGCGTAGAACCCCAAACTCATTGCGATCAAATCATTGGCAGCTTTAAAGATCTCTGGGATAAATACAATATCCAATACGACCGTTTTAGCCGTACCACTGCATCGAATCACGCGAAAATTGTTGAAGAGTTTTTTAGCAAAGTTTGGGACAAAGGCGATATCTATCTCGATCAGCAACAGGGTTGGTATTGCGTTGCCTGCGAAGAATTTAAAGAAGAAAAAGATTTAATAGAAGATCATCATTGCGCGATTCACACTAATAAAAAAGCCGAGTGGCGCGACGAACAAAACTATTTTTTCCGTCTATCTAAATATCAAGATCAACTAGAAGCACTGTACGAATCCAATCCTGATTTTATTCAGCCAGCTAGCCGTCGCAACGAAGTCCTAAATTTCATTAAACAAGGCTTAAAAGATTTTTCAATTTCCCGCGTTAATCTCGATTGGGGCTTTCCTGTGCCTATCGATGCTGACCATACAATTTATGTTTGGTTTGATGCGCTCCTCGGTTACGTTACAGCACTCCTTGAGGAAAATGATGAGGTCACTCTAGAACAGGCGATCACCAAATTTTGGCCAATTAATCTCCATCTCATCGGCAAAGATATTCTGAGATTTCATGCCGTCTATTGGCCTGCAATGCTAATGTCTGGCGATTTACCCTTACCTGGTCGTGTTTTTGGCCACGGCTTCCTCACAAAAGATGGTCTCAAAATGGGTAAAAGCCTCGGCAATACAATTGATCCCTTTGAGCTTGTCGATAAATATGGCTCCGATGCGCTCCGTTACTATTTCCTCAAAGAAGTAGAGCTGGGTAAAGATGGAGACTTTAACGAAATACGATTCATCAACACAGTCAATGCGGACCTTGCCAATGACCTCGGCAACCTCCTCAACCGAAAGTTAGGAATGCTGAAAAAGTACTGTAAGAGCGTCGTGCCGCAACAGAATCTCGGAGATATTGCAGATGATCACCCTCTAAAAGCATTAGGGAAAGACCTCGGCGATCGTGTCAATACCTATTACACAGAGCTCCACTTATCTAAAGCTTGCACAGATGTCTTGGCGTTAATCCAAGCTTGCAACAAATACATTGACGATAGCGCCCCATGGAAACTCTTTAAGCAAGGAGAACAAGCACAGGTTGAAGAAGTTTTGTTCAGCGTTATGGAATCTGTTCGTTTAGCTGGTTACCTTTTGTCGCCGATTATTCCAAACTTAAGTAACGAAATTTATCGTCAACTCGGCTTTGAAGGTGACTTTAACGATTTACCAACCCTTGCAAAGAAGTACCCATTTACCAGTCATAGTCAATGGGGTCTAACTTGGTCAGAACGTACACTCTCCAAGGCAAAACCAATTTTTGCACGCCTCGAATTACCCGAAGAAGCTGATTAA
- the ilvN gene encoding acetolactate synthase small subunit has translation MKHTLSVLVEDESGVLTRIAGLFARRGFNIESLAVGPAEKEGISRITMVVPCDEKEIVQVSAQLNKLIHVREVNDVTVKPCVERELMLVKVNADANQRSEVMQLVQVFRARIVDISEGAVTVQVVGDPGKMVAILQMLEKFGIIEVARTGKLALVRESGVNTEYLKSVGTKA, from the coding sequence ATGAAGCATACCCTCTCCGTTCTTGTAGAAGATGAATCCGGTGTTTTGACACGTATTGCCGGATTGTTCGCCCGCCGTGGTTTTAATATCGAAAGCCTTGCCGTCGGCCCAGCGGAGAAAGAGGGCATTTCACGCATCACGATGGTGGTTCCCTGTGACGAAAAAGAGATTGTACAAGTCTCAGCCCAGCTCAATAAACTAATTCACGTGCGTGAAGTGAATGATGTCACGGTGAAGCCCTGCGTTGAGCGGGAATTAATGTTGGTTAAAGTTAATGCTGATGCTAACCAACGCTCTGAAGTCATGCAGTTGGTTCAGGTCTTCCGTGCGAGAATCGTAGATATTTCCGAAGGAGCTGTCACGGTGCAGGTGGTTGGTGACCCCGGTAAGATGGTGGCGATCCTCCAAATGCTTGAAAAATTCGGCATTATCGAAGTGGCTCGCACAGGTAAGCTTGCTCTAGTAAGAGAGTCTGGAGTGAATACGGAATATCTCAAATCCGTTGGCACAAAAGCTTAA
- a CDS encoding alpha/beta fold hydrolase: protein MAKELAHWQNRIGHQRSFLWRGLQVRYCFWRSPNHSTPSENTSETPLVLIHGFGASIEHWRGFIPKVAGDRPVYSIDLLGFGGSEKGHFNFGVPLWVEQLHYFLETVVAEPVLIMGNSIGSLVTAVLTERYPEKVKAIALLSVPDVAQRQEMIPTSLRPIVGKIEQTTMQPWLIRRIFYFLRRRGVLKNWLKLAYPSLNILSEELIDIIAEPTMDLGVVDAFIALSRRVSRPEFCPPMKKVLPAISCPILMLWGEKDRFVPVAIAPTLAKTNPKITLKILPNLGHCPHDEDPDLVYRLFTQWLGEIDHL from the coding sequence ATGGCGAAGGAATTAGCACATTGGCAGAATCGTATCGGGCACCAGCGAAGCTTTTTATGGAGGGGTTTACAAGTCCGGTATTGTTTCTGGCGATCGCCCAATCACTCGACTCCATCAGAAAATACCTCAGAGACTCCATTAGTTCTGATTCACGGGTTTGGGGCTTCAATTGAACATTGGCGAGGTTTCATCCCAAAGGTAGCAGGCGATCGCCCTGTATACAGTATTGATTTACTGGGGTTTGGGGGCTCAGAAAAAGGACACTTTAATTTTGGTGTGCCTTTATGGGTTGAGCAGCTCCACTATTTTTTAGAGACGGTGGTAGCTGAGCCTGTGTTGATCATGGGAAATTCGATTGGGTCTTTGGTAACGGCAGTGCTTACGGAAAGATATCCAGAAAAAGTAAAGGCGATCGCCCTGTTGAGTGTGCCTGATGTTGCCCAGCGTCAAGAAATGATCCCGACATCTCTACGTCCAATTGTTGGGAAAATTGAGCAGACCACAATGCAGCCTTGGCTCATTCGTCGAATCTTTTATTTTCTGCGTCGTCGGGGTGTCCTAAAAAATTGGCTTAAATTGGCCTATCCTTCTCTAAATATTTTGTCAGAAGAATTAATCGATATCATCGCCGAGCCAACAATGGATTTAGGGGTTGTTGATGCGTTTATTGCCCTCAGCCGTCGGGTCAGTCGTCCAGAATTTTGTCCGCCGATGAAGAAAGTTTTACCCGCAATTTCTTGCCCTATCTTGATGCTATGGGGCGAAAAAGATCGATTTGTACCTGTGGCGATCGCCCCAACCCTTGCAAAGACCAATCCGAAAATCACTCTAAAAATTTTGCCGAACCTTGGCCATTGCCCCCACGATGAAGATCCCGACCTCGTGTATCGATTATTTACCCAGTGGTTAGGGGAGATAGACCACCTGTAG
- the infC gene encoding translation initiation factor IF-3, with product MKDRRRVKRDLPKINERIRFPKIRVIGTEGDQLGIMTPAEALEVAEEEELDLVLVSEGAKPPVCRIMDYGKYKFEQEKRAREAKKKQHNADLKEVKMRYKIEEHDYQVRVNNALRFLKSGDKVKATITFRGREIQHSNLAYKLLDRMAKDLEEVGEIQQRPKREGRNMMMIMAPKKVN from the coding sequence GTGAAAGATAGAAGACGCGTAAAGCGCGACCTCCCGAAAATCAACGAAAGAATCCGTTTCCCCAAGATTCGTGTCATCGGTACCGAAGGCGATCAACTGGGTATCATGACCCCAGCGGAGGCTCTCGAAGTTGCCGAAGAGGAAGAACTCGACCTTGTGTTGGTAAGTGAAGGCGCTAAACCCCCTGTCTGTCGAATCATGGACTACGGGAAATATAAATTTGAACAAGAAAAGCGTGCCCGCGAAGCGAAGAAGAAGCAGCATAATGCTGACTTGAAAGAAGTCAAAATGCGCTATAAAATCGAGGAGCATGACTATCAAGTGCGCGTCAATAATGCACTACGTTTCCTGAAATCTGGTGACAAAGTTAAAGCCACCATTACTTTCCGGGGCCGTGAAATCCAACACTCTAATCTTGCCTACAAATTGCTTGATCGTATGGCAAAAGATCTAGAAGAAGTTGGTGAAATCCAGCAGCGCCCTAAACGTGAAGGTCGCAACATGATGATGATTATGGCACCTAAAAAAGTCAATTAA
- a CDS encoding serine/threonine phosphatase, with amino-acid sequence MITCPKCSQQNPLENRFCQYCGASLLVPCPHCEAQVKLEDMECHSCGGQLVPTLIGIVLEGDPEAFATATHLDMQQRYAIAPVSPEAQSVLGGIPVMDGQPEEFSYLEQVLEQEAENLQILVATDKDGLANPQLWLQMGIPAIARHYLSLQEMSFGFPLLRDAWMSADHHILLLDKRHDTVLVSDHLAQATPEYNQILQWTYQMVSMWRELEPLRCCQSLLKVNNLFIDEDHNLVIERLIEDDPLHFPNLKDLTDLWENLFHTSEASEFADLQTVIEQSVATNLTKSNDLMGAIKSLATGGSAGVATVIQSPSDIDFDENDDWVNREEFQEEDTDSTPDSETANDAETEEATITTAVDLDQMKYSSDGDEQPTVVLPMHLLNLEDAGLSDIGSQRDHNEDYFGIQTQIEKHENLLGKQVKARGLYVVCDGMGGHAAGEVASALSVESLQNYFQKHWQDQLPNEATIQEGVWQTNQKIYDINLNNARSGSGRMGTTLVMVLVQDNQAAIAHVGDSRIYRISRKWDLQQLTVDHEVGQREIQKGVEPDIAYGRADAYQLTQAIGPRDNTFVQPDVTFIDINEDSLFLLCSDGLSDNEFLEQYWEKYLLPLLSSRANLDQGVKELIELANEHNGHDNITAVLVRVKVRPNLSGNPVM; translated from the coding sequence ATGATCACTTGCCCAAAGTGCAGTCAGCAAAATCCTCTCGAAAATCGCTTCTGTCAATATTGTGGTGCGTCACTGCTGGTTCCCTGCCCCCATTGTGAGGCTCAGGTGAAACTCGAAGATATGGAATGTCATAGTTGTGGCGGTCAGCTTGTCCCGACGCTTATTGGGATTGTCTTGGAAGGTGACCCTGAAGCTTTTGCTACAGCAACTCATCTCGACATGCAGCAACGTTATGCGATCGCCCCCGTTTCGCCAGAAGCACAATCTGTTCTCGGCGGTATTCCTGTGATGGATGGGCAACCAGAAGAATTTTCTTATTTGGAGCAAGTTTTAGAGCAAGAGGCAGAAAACCTCCAAATTCTCGTTGCGACAGATAAAGATGGTCTTGCCAATCCTCAACTCTGGTTGCAAATGGGGATTCCGGCGATCGCCCGCCATTATTTGAGTCTTCAGGAAATGTCCTTTGGCTTTCCCCTGCTGCGAGATGCATGGATGAGTGCAGATCATCATATTTTATTGTTGGATAAACGCCACGATACGGTGCTAGTCTCCGATCATCTCGCTCAAGCGACCCCCGAATACAATCAGATTTTGCAGTGGACATACCAAATGGTCAGTATGTGGCGTGAGCTAGAGCCACTGCGATGCTGCCAATCTCTGTTGAAAGTTAATAATCTATTTATTGATGAAGACCATAACCTTGTCATCGAGCGGTTAATTGAAGATGATCCCCTGCATTTTCCCAACCTTAAAGATTTGACTGACCTTTGGGAAAATTTATTTCACACCTCAGAAGCTTCAGAATTTGCAGATCTCCAAACTGTGATTGAACAGAGTGTGGCAACAAATCTCACAAAATCTAATGATTTAATGGGTGCAATTAAATCTCTAGCTACCGGTGGAAGTGCGGGTGTGGCGACCGTTATTCAGTCGCCGAGTGATATCGATTTTGATGAAAATGATGACTGGGTAAATCGCGAAGAATTTCAGGAAGAAGATACTGATTCTACTCCAGACTCTGAAACAGCTAATGACGCTGAAACGGAAGAAGCCACAATTACGACAGCCGTTGATCTCGATCAGATGAAATATAGCAGTGATGGTGATGAGCAACCGACGGTTGTTTTACCGATGCATCTGCTGAATTTAGAGGATGCTGGTCTAAGTGATATTGGTAGCCAGCGTGATCATAATGAAGATTATTTTGGTATTCAGACTCAAATTGAAAAGCACGAAAATCTTTTAGGAAAACAGGTAAAAGCTCGCGGTTTATATGTTGTTTGTGATGGGATGGGAGGTCATGCTGCAGGCGAGGTAGCAAGTGCGCTCTCCGTGGAAAGTCTACAAAATTATTTCCAGAAACATTGGCAAGATCAATTACCCAATGAGGCGACGATACAAGAAGGTGTTTGGCAAACAAACCAAAAAATTTACGATATTAATTTGAATAATGCTCGCTCTGGCAGTGGTCGGATGGGAACAACTCTCGTCATGGTTTTGGTGCAAGATAATCAGGCAGCGATCGCCCATGTAGGAGACAGTCGTATTTATCGCATCAGTCGTAAATGGGATCTCCAGCAACTCACCGTAGATCATGAAGTGGGACAGCGGGAAATTCAGAAAGGTGTTGAGCCAGATATTGCCTATGGTCGCGCTGATGCTTACCAATTGACCCAGGCGATCGGCCCTCGCGATAATACGTTTGTGCAACCCGATGTGACGTTTATTGATATCAACGAAGACAGTCTATTTTTGCTCTGTTCCGATGGCCTGTCTGATAATGAGTTTTTGGAGCAGTATTGGGAAAAATATTTATTGCCACTACTCAGTTCACGGGCAAATCTTGACCAAGGGGTAAAAGAGTTAATTGAGTTGGCCAATGAACATAACGGCCATGACAATATCACTGCGGTATTAGTGCGAGTGAAGGTACGCCCTAATCTTTCTGGCAACCCTGTCATGTAA
- a CDS encoding TIGR04283 family arsenosugar biosynthesis glycosyltransferase → MISVIIPVLNEAIGIAACLDLLIPCGDHLELIIVDGGSHDETRQIVQKYPVKLVSSTLGRGAQMNHGAAIATGDILLFLHSDTRLPTDFIETIETTLTNFEAIAGAFRLQIDDPQPSLRWIERMVQWRSQFFSLPYGDQAIFVKTSVFRELDGYVELPIMEDYEFVRRLKKQGQILLAPTAVKTSARRWQKLGVWRTTVINQVIILGYHLGINPETLRQWYRQQYH, encoded by the coding sequence TTGATTAGTGTCATTATTCCAGTTTTGAATGAGGCTATAGGTATTGCCGCTTGCTTGGACTTACTCATTCCTTGTGGCGATCACCTCGAACTGATTATTGTTGATGGTGGAAGCCATGATGAGACTCGACAGATAGTACAGAAGTATCCTGTGAAACTTGTGTCATCTACCCTGGGACGAGGTGCACAGATGAATCATGGTGCGGCGATCGCCACAGGAGATATCTTGCTTTTTCTCCATAGCGATACTCGTTTACCTACAGATTTTATTGAGACTATTGAAACAACCCTGACTAACTTTGAAGCCATTGCAGGTGCTTTTCGATTACAGATTGATGATCCACAACCAAGCTTGCGGTGGATTGAACGAATGGTGCAGTGGCGATCACAATTCTTTTCGTTACCCTATGGCGACCAAGCTATTTTTGTGAAAACCTCAGTATTTCGCGAATTAGACGGTTATGTTGAACTGCCAATTATGGAAGACTATGAATTTGTACGCCGCCTCAAAAAACAAGGTCAAATACTTCTCGCTCCAACTGCGGTTAAAACATCTGCTCGTCGCTGGCAAAAATTAGGAGTCTGGCGTACCACTGTTATTAATCAAGTCATTATTTTGGGTTATCACCTTGGCATTAATCCTGAAACACTCCGCCAATGGTATCGCCAGCAATATCACTAA
- the sds gene encoding solanesyl diphosphate synthase, which translates to MISATTLFSPVEADLKQLSENLTNLIGARHPILGVAAEHLFAAGGKRVRPAIVLLVARATLGDRPLTQRHRRLAEITEMIHTASLVHDDVVDDASLRRNVPTVNSLFDNRIAVLAGDFLFAQSSWYLANLDSLEVVKLLSEVIKDFAEGEIQQGLNRFDTSLTLETYLQKSYYKTASLIANSAKAAAVLSETAPSVGQRLYDYGRNLGLAFQIVDDILDFTASTEVLGKPAGSDLIGGHVTAPALYAMEEHSVLTQLIDREFAEEGDAEKALELVRNSEGVRRSKELAAHHGRLALESLACLSPSPSKDALTDLIDYVLSRLY; encoded by the coding sequence ATGATTTCAGCGACTACTCTTTTTTCCCCCGTCGAAGCCGACCTCAAACAGCTCAGTGAGAACCTGACGAACTTGATTGGTGCACGTCATCCGATTCTGGGGGTTGCTGCGGAACATTTATTTGCGGCGGGTGGTAAACGGGTTAGGCCAGCGATTGTTTTATTGGTTGCTCGGGCAACACTTGGCGATCGCCCCCTGACACAACGGCATCGTCGTCTGGCAGAAATCACAGAGATGATTCACACTGCTAGCCTGGTTCATGATGATGTCGTGGATGATGCATCCCTGCGACGAAATGTCCCAACAGTGAATAGTCTGTTTGATAATCGCATTGCTGTACTTGCGGGTGATTTCTTGTTTGCTCAGTCATCTTGGTATCTCGCAAATCTCGATAGCCTTGAAGTTGTGAAACTTCTATCTGAGGTAATTAAGGATTTTGCAGAGGGCGAAATTCAACAGGGTTTAAATCGTTTTGATACAAGTCTTACCCTCGAAACCTATCTCCAAAAGTCTTATTACAAAACGGCTTCGCTGATTGCGAATAGTGCCAAAGCGGCAGCAGTACTCAGCGAAACAGCTCCAAGTGTTGGTCAGCGCCTTTATGACTACGGTCGAAATTTAGGATTAGCGTTTCAAATTGTTGACGATATTCTCGATTTTACGGCTTCTACTGAAGTATTAGGGAAGCCTGCTGGCTCTGATTTAATCGGTGGTCACGTGACTGCCCCCGCGCTATATGCAATGGAAGAGCATTCTGTTCTTACTCAATTAATTGATCGGGAATTTGCAGAGGAAGGTGATGCAGAAAAAGCTTTAGAACTTGTGCGCAATAGTGAAGGAGTGCGCCGCTCTAAGGAGTTGGCGGCTCACCATGGTCGTCTTGCCCTAGAGAGTTTGGCTTGTTTATCTCCTTCTCCCTCGAAGGATGCCCTCACTGATCTAATCGACTATGTCTTGAGTCGTTTGTACTAA
- a CDS encoding DUF2256 domain-containing protein — protein sequence MGRQRKKSDLPTKTCVVCGLPFTWRKKWEKCWDEVKYCSERCRHRRNQTE from the coding sequence ATGGGTCGTCAACGAAAAAAGTCAGATTTACCGACAAAAACCTGTGTAGTTTGTGGGCTACCTTTCACTTGGCGCAAAAAGTGGGAGAAATGTTGGGATGAGGTCAAATATTGTTCGGAGCGTTGCCGCCATCGTCGTAATCAGACTGAATAG
- a CDS encoding GntR family transcriptional regulator, whose protein sequence is MLQFNIQSDSDLPASRQLLDQIQFAIASRQFPAGQRLPSLRQLEMVTGLHRNTISKVYHQLEEMGLVESIAGSGIYIKENRSTDVDTGKSPLLAQYPEASTLIGGTIDQLLDQGCTLSQARELFMAEIDWRLRSGAQVVVTVPMQDIGAGELMAQELEQAIALPVQLVPLEELDGTLAQTHSGTVLTTHYFVKEAEDIAKPKGIRVIPVDLYDYADELKLIRELPQEHSLGIVSLSPGILRVAEIIIFSLRANEVYVFTAQAGDRRRLNALVRSSQTIICDPASTPLVEQAIQGAREDLIRKPNVLPCKNYISEQSMELLRRELDLVN, encoded by the coding sequence ATGTTGCAGTTTAATATTCAGAGCGATAGTGATCTTCCTGCTTCGCGGCAACTACTCGACCAAATTCAGTTTGCGATCGCCTCGCGTCAGTTTCCGGCGGGACAAAGATTGCCTAGTTTGCGGCAGTTGGAAATGGTCACGGGTTTGCACCGCAATACGATTAGTAAGGTTTATCATCAGCTCGAAGAAATGGGTTTAGTTGAATCCATTGCTGGCTCAGGCATTTATATCAAAGAAAATCGGTCTACAGACGTTGATACTGGCAAATCACCATTGCTGGCTCAGTATCCGGAAGCCTCTACTTTAATTGGAGGCACAATCGATCAGCTCCTCGACCAAGGCTGTACGCTTTCCCAAGCGCGGGAATTGTTTATGGCTGAGATTGATTGGCGATTGCGTTCTGGTGCTCAGGTTGTGGTGACGGTGCCAATGCAGGATATTGGTGCTGGGGAATTGATGGCGCAGGAACTGGAACAGGCGATCGCCCTCCCGGTACAGCTTGTCCCTCTTGAAGAACTGGATGGCACATTAGCGCAAACTCATTCGGGCACTGTGTTAACGACCCATTATTTTGTGAAAGAAGCCGAGGATATCGCTAAGCCCAAAGGCATTCGAGTGATTCCAGTGGATTTATATGATTATGCAGACGAATTGAAACTAATCAGAGAACTCCCCCAAGAGCATAGTCTCGGGATTGTTAGCCTTAGTCCTGGTATTTTGCGAGTTGCTGAAATTATTATTTTTAGTTTGCGTGCTAATGAGGTTTATGTTTTTACTGCGCAAGCGGGTGATCGCCGCCGCTTAAATGCGTTGGTGCGTTCGAGCCAAACCATTATTTGTGACCCAGCCAGTACCCCCCTCGTTGAACAAGCGATCCAAGGAGCACGGGAAGATTTGATTCGTAAACCCAATGTCTTGCCTTGCAAAAATTACATTAGCGAACAATCAATGGAGTTATTGCGACGAGAATTAGATTTAGTGAATTGA